In Gemmata obscuriglobus, a single genomic region encodes these proteins:
- a CDS encoding phage tail fiber protein, with protein sequence MSKSDAFETALLRLIFNATAIANLADNAASAPLTSLYVSLHTADPGEAGNQSTSEIAYTSYTRVAVARSGSGFTVTGNSVSPNSTIAFPAGTGGSGTASYFGIGTASSGSGVLLYSGAITSPIVCGSGITPQLTTATAVTED encoded by the coding sequence ATGTCCAAATCCGACGCCTTTGAAACGGCCCTGCTGCGCCTCATCTTCAACGCCACCGCCATCGCCAACCTGGCCGACAACGCCGCCTCGGCCCCGCTGACCAGCCTGTACGTCTCGCTGCACACCGCCGACCCCGGCGAGGCGGGCAACCAGTCCACCAGCGAGATCGCGTACACGAGCTACACCCGCGTGGCCGTCGCCCGCAGCGGCAGCGGCTTCACCGTCACCGGCAACTCCGTGTCGCCGAACAGTACCATCGCCTTCCCGGCGGGCACGGGCGGCTCCGGCACGGCCAGCTACTTCGGCATCGGCACCGCGTCCAGCGGGTCGGGCGTGCTGCTGTACTCCGGCGCGATCACCAGCCCCATCGTGTGCGGCTCGGGCATCACGCCCCAGCTCACGACCGCGACCGCCGTCACCGAGGACTAG
- a CDS encoding phage head closure protein, producing MAECCAATAVTLKKRVTVQNVTRTADGQGGFTETWDDAATVWCSVEPVKAWERYQAAQLQAPVTHKIVMRYTRAVTPTSRLVYQDRIFHVKEAINRNEEGRFLDLRAVEV from the coding sequence GTGGCTGAGTGCTGCGCCGCCACCGCCGTCACGCTCAAGAAGCGGGTCACCGTCCAGAACGTCACCCGCACCGCCGACGGCCAGGGCGGGTTCACCGAGACCTGGGACGACGCCGCCACCGTGTGGTGCTCCGTCGAGCCCGTCAAGGCGTGGGAGCGGTACCAGGCCGCCCAACTGCAGGCCCCGGTCACCCACAAGATCGTCATGCGCTACACCCGCGCCGTCACCCCGACCAGCCGCCTCGTGTACCAGGACCGCATTTTCCACGTCAAAGAGGCCATCAACCGCAACGAGGAGGGCCGCTTCCTCGACCTCCGGGCCGTCGAAGTATGA
- a CDS encoding head-tail connector protein produces the protein MSRSALTLVTPPASEPVSLAEAKAWARVDGCEDDSVLTGLLIAARTAAEEYLRRSLVTQTWRLTLDACGTRGEWFEGTYELPVTYFDGALPRDVELPRGPVTAVTSVTTYDTSNISAVFAPANYRLDPSGARLLLNPNAYWPDNVRPAAGCEIVYTAGFGSSSAVPQPIKTGILIHAASLYEQRGQCADAMDLPPGSKQLYGTYRVVGGTRG, from the coding sequence GTGTCCCGCTCCGCCCTGACCCTCGTCACCCCGCCGGCCTCCGAGCCGGTGTCGCTGGCCGAGGCGAAGGCGTGGGCGCGGGTCGACGGGTGCGAGGACGATTCGGTCCTCACCGGGCTGCTCATCGCCGCCCGCACCGCCGCCGAGGAGTACCTGCGCCGCTCGCTCGTCACCCAGACGTGGAGACTCACCCTCGACGCGTGCGGCACCCGCGGCGAATGGTTCGAGGGCACCTACGAGCTGCCGGTCACCTACTTCGACGGCGCGCTGCCCCGGGACGTCGAGCTCCCGCGCGGACCGGTCACCGCCGTGACCTCCGTCACCACCTACGACACCTCCAACATTTCCGCCGTGTTCGCCCCGGCCAACTACCGCCTGGACCCGAGCGGCGCGCGGCTGCTCCTCAACCCGAACGCGTACTGGCCCGACAACGTCCGCCCGGCGGCCGGGTGCGAGATCGTCTACACCGCCGGGTTCGGCAGCTCGTCCGCCGTCCCGCAGCCCATCAAAACGGGCATCCTGATCCACGCCGCCAGCCTGTACGAGCAGCGCGGCCAGTGCGCCGACGCCATGGACCTGCCGCCCGGGTCGAAGCAGCTCTACGGCACCTACCGCGTCGTCGGGGGCACCCGTGGCTGA